A section of the Amycolatopsis sp. AA4 genome encodes:
- a CDS encoding glycosyl hydrolase family 18 protein, whose protein sequence is MSRLSAVLAAAAAPLGVLVATAAPAHAATPLPNHVFAPYFESWNGQSPAAMAQEAGVKHLTMAFLQTASSGSCTVLWNGDASMPVSDATFGADFRTIRSRSGDVIPSFGGYTADHNATEIADSCTNVDQIAAAYESLITTYDVPRLDMDIEDNSLTNSAGIDRRNKAIKKVQDWAAANGRQLQISYTLPTTTSGLTSALGVLQNAVSNGTKVDVVNLMTFDYYDNATHNMAQDTQTAAAGLVSQLASLYPDKTQQQLWGMVGITEMPGIDDFGAAETFTTADAVTVYNWAVSKGINLLSFWALQRDNGSCPGTGAQDTCSGIPQDKWYFSHTFAPFTGGTPVPGDDFSVTASPASASVDPGGSATGKVTTAVTSGTAQQVSLSVSGAPGGVTATVSPATVKAGESANLSITTTAATQPGVYPLTITGSVAGGGSHTATYTLTVNGTSPTGSVVNGNFETGALSPWSGGTIVSSPVHSGSHALQVSPTASTTGEAAQNLTLAPNHAYTLTAWVQGGYAYAGVRGGATASSWSANSSWTKLTIPFTTGASGAVTVYVHGWYGQSPIYADDISVS, encoded by the coding sequence TTGTCACGATTGTCCGCCGTCCTGGCCGCAGCCGCGGCTCCGCTCGGCGTGCTGGTCGCCACCGCGGCGCCCGCGCACGCCGCGACCCCGCTGCCGAACCACGTGTTCGCGCCCTACTTCGAATCCTGGAACGGCCAGAGCCCGGCCGCGATGGCCCAGGAGGCCGGCGTCAAGCACCTGACGATGGCGTTCCTGCAAACCGCCTCCTCGGGTTCGTGCACCGTCCTGTGGAACGGCGACGCCAGCATGCCGGTGTCGGACGCGACGTTCGGCGCGGACTTCCGCACGATCCGCTCGCGCAGCGGCGACGTGATCCCGTCGTTCGGCGGCTACACCGCGGACCACAACGCCACCGAAATCGCCGACAGCTGCACGAACGTCGACCAGATCGCGGCCGCGTACGAATCGCTGATCACCACCTACGACGTGCCGCGCCTGGACATGGACATCGAGGACAACTCGCTGACCAACTCCGCGGGCATCGACCGCCGCAACAAGGCGATCAAGAAGGTCCAGGACTGGGCCGCGGCCAACGGGCGCCAGCTGCAGATCTCGTACACGCTGCCGACCACCACGAGCGGTCTCACCAGCGCGCTGGGCGTGCTGCAGAACGCCGTTTCCAACGGGACCAAGGTCGACGTGGTCAACCTGATGACCTTCGACTACTACGACAACGCCACTCACAACATGGCCCAGGACACCCAGACCGCCGCGGCCGGGCTGGTGTCGCAGCTGGCGTCGCTGTACCCGGACAAGACGCAGCAACAGTTGTGGGGGATGGTCGGCATCACCGAGATGCCGGGCATCGACGACTTCGGCGCGGCCGAAACGTTCACCACCGCGGACGCGGTCACGGTCTACAACTGGGCCGTGTCCAAGGGCATCAACCTGCTGTCGTTCTGGGCGCTCCAGCGCGACAACGGCAGCTGCCCGGGCACCGGCGCGCAGGACACCTGTTCCGGCATCCCGCAGGACAAGTGGTACTTCAGCCACACGTTCGCCCCGTTCACCGGCGGGACCCCGGTGCCGGGCGACGACTTCTCGGTGACGGCCAGCCCGGCCTCGGCCTCGGTCGACCCGGGCGGTTCGGCGACCGGCAAGGTGACCACCGCGGTGACTTCCGGTACGGCGCAACAGGTTTCGCTGTCGGTGAGCGGCGCGCCGGGCGGCGTGACCGCGACGGTCAGCCCGGCCACGGTCAAGGCGGGGGAGAGCGCGAACCTGTCGATCACCACGACCGCGGCCACGCAGCCCGGCGTCTACCCGCTGACGATCACCGGCTCGGTCGCGGGCGGCGGCAGCCACACCGCGACGTACACGCTGACGGTCAACGGAACCAGCCCGACCGGAAGCGTCGTCAACGGCAACTTCGAAACCGGTGCGCTCAGCCCGTGGAGCGGCGGGACGATCGTGTCCTCGCCGGTGCACTCCGGCAGCCACGCACTGCAGGTTTCGCCGACGGCGTCGACCACCGGGGAAGCGGCCCAGAACCTGACGCTCGCGCCGAACCACGCGTACACGCTGACGGCGTGGGTCCAGGGCGGATACGCCTACGCCGGCGTCCGCGGGGGAGCGACGGCCAGCTCGTGGAGCGCGAACTCCAGCTGGACCAAGCTGACGATCCCGTTCACGACCGGCGCGTCCGGCGCGGTGACGGTGTACGTCCACGGCTGGTACGGCCAGAGCCCGATCTACGCCGACGACATTTCGGTGAGCTGA
- a CDS encoding MFS transporter, which produces MSIPSSAPVVRRTERTTLALLVGVFIIDYIDRVMIAVALPLIGAEFGLSKTTQGLVVSAFAIAYLVGQMPGGLLADRVGARPLLVISLVAWSVFTAATGFAPGLVVLLVLRAAFGFAQALFPGAAFKALAERTTQEGRSRGAGLLLASNSVGAGLGPLLVAPLVVAAGWRHTFWIVAVAGLVVGLALWRLLPAALPRELTEPEARVAPVKVPVSQVLRNRLVIRCAAMFACFNMLAYGMITWVPSYLVETKGLSLVAAGISAAIPQLVSAAAVLLGGWLMSRYFDQRPRWLVVPALVAAAGVLVAMLLSDSATGFTVLQTLAMFISGLASIGIVGLPLRVLPRDLVGAGMGLVNTGGQLAGVLAPLVMGWLADRFGFAAAFGFLAVSTLAAAAISLTTRSTKLSLGAPAAAKQQVG; this is translated from the coding sequence GTGAGCATTCCGAGTTCCGCCCCGGTCGTGCGGCGGACCGAACGGACCACGTTGGCGCTGCTGGTCGGCGTCTTCATCATCGACTACATCGACCGGGTCATGATCGCGGTCGCGCTGCCGCTGATCGGCGCGGAGTTCGGGCTGTCGAAAACCACGCAGGGACTGGTCGTTTCCGCGTTCGCGATCGCCTATCTGGTCGGGCAGATGCCCGGCGGCCTGCTCGCGGACCGGGTGGGCGCGCGGCCGTTGCTGGTGATTTCGCTGGTGGCCTGGTCGGTGTTCACCGCCGCCACCGGGTTCGCGCCCGGGCTGGTCGTGCTGCTGGTGCTGCGCGCGGCGTTCGGGTTCGCGCAGGCGTTGTTCCCCGGAGCGGCGTTCAAGGCGCTGGCCGAGCGCACCACGCAGGAAGGCCGCAGCCGCGGCGCCGGGCTGCTGCTCGCGTCGAACTCGGTCGGGGCCGGGCTCGGGCCGCTGCTGGTCGCGCCGCTCGTGGTCGCCGCGGGCTGGCGGCACACGTTCTGGATCGTCGCGGTGGCCGGGCTGGTCGTCGGGCTGGCGTTGTGGCGGCTGCTGCCCGCGGCGCTGCCGCGCGAGCTGACCGAACCCGAGGCGCGGGTCGCCCCGGTGAAGGTGCCGGTGTCGCAGGTGCTGCGGAACCGGCTGGTGATCCGCTGCGCGGCGATGTTCGCCTGCTTCAACATGCTGGCCTACGGGATGATCACCTGGGTCCCGTCGTACCTGGTCGAGACCAAGGGGCTGTCGCTGGTCGCGGCGGGGATCTCGGCGGCGATCCCGCAGCTGGTCAGCGCGGCGGCGGTGCTGCTCGGCGGCTGGCTGATGAGCCGGTACTTCGACCAGCGGCCGCGCTGGCTCGTGGTGCCCGCGCTCGTCGCCGCGGCCGGGGTGCTCGTCGCGATGCTGCTGTCGGATTCGGCGACCGGGTTCACCGTGCTGCAGACGCTCGCGATGTTCATCAGCGGGCTCGCGTCGATCGGCATCGTCGGCCTGCCGCTGCGGGTGCTGCCGCGCGATCTGGTCGGCGCGGGGATGGGCCTGGTGAACACCGGCGGCCAGCTCGCCGGCGTGCTCGCGCCGCTGGTGATGGGCTGGCTCGCGGACCGGTTCGGGTTCGCCGCGGCGTTCGGCTTCCTGGCGGTGTCGACGCTCGCCGCGGCGGCGATTTCGCTGACCACGCGGTCGACGAAGCTCTCGCTCGGCGCGCCGGCCGCGGCGAAGCAGCAGGTGGGCTGA
- a CDS encoding M3 family metallopeptidase translates to MISPDNPFAVPSDLPYELPPFDRIADEHYRPAFEAGLAEHAADVERIADDPAEPTFENTIAALERAGALLTRVSGTFFNISGSNATDEIQEIQAELAPKLAAHADAIHLNPRLFARIDALYRKRAELGLNPEELRLLERRYTDFSRAGAGLPEEDQAKLRALNEQLSTLQTRFSQNLLRDTNDLAVVLDDAAELAGLGESAIAAAAQTAAERGLEGKYVLTLTLPTAQAAVASLENRAVRERVFTASVSRGNRGNAYDNNAIVEEITRLRAERAALLGYPNHAAYVIADETAKTVEAAGGLLERLAPVAVANARTEAAELQKLLEADVPGATLQPWDWAFYASKVERERFQLDTAALRPYFELDRVLHDGVFTAANRLYGLTFTERHDLPKYHPQVRIFEVFDADGSGLGLFLMDYYTRDSKRGGAWMNNFVDQSRLLGRRTVVVNVLNVTKPREGEPTLLSLDEVRTAFHEFGHALHSLLSSVEFPTFTGTNVPRDFVEYPSQVNEMWMLWPEILANYAKHHETGEPLPAGQVELLEAAQQYGEGFRTTEYLAAALLDLAWHRLGPDDRVEDVQRFEAEALEKAGVALESVPPRYRTTYFNHVFSGGYSAGYYSYIWSEVLDADTVEWFTENGGLKRENGDHFRSTLLGRGGSVDPMEAFATFRGRAPEIEPLLKRRGLAGA, encoded by the coding sequence ATGATTTCCCCGGACAACCCGTTCGCCGTCCCCAGCGACCTGCCGTACGAGCTGCCGCCGTTCGACCGGATCGCCGACGAGCACTACCGGCCCGCCTTCGAAGCCGGCCTCGCCGAGCACGCCGCCGACGTGGAGCGGATCGCCGACGACCCGGCCGAGCCGACCTTCGAGAACACGATCGCGGCGCTCGAGCGGGCCGGCGCGCTGCTGACCCGGGTGTCCGGCACGTTCTTCAACATCTCGGGCTCGAACGCGACCGACGAGATCCAGGAGATCCAGGCCGAGCTGGCCCCGAAGCTGGCCGCGCACGCCGACGCGATCCACCTGAACCCCCGGCTGTTCGCCCGCATCGACGCGCTGTACCGCAAGCGCGCGGAGCTGGGCCTGAACCCGGAGGAACTGCGGCTGCTGGAGCGCCGGTACACCGACTTCAGCCGCGCGGGCGCCGGGCTGCCCGAGGAGGACCAGGCGAAGCTGCGCGCGCTGAACGAGCAGCTTTCGACGCTGCAGACCCGTTTTTCGCAGAACCTGCTGCGGGACACCAACGATCTCGCGGTCGTGCTCGACGACGCCGCGGAACTGGCCGGGCTGGGCGAAAGCGCGATCGCGGCGGCGGCGCAGACGGCGGCCGAGCGCGGTCTCGAAGGCAAGTACGTGCTGACCCTGACGCTGCCCACCGCGCAGGCGGCCGTGGCGTCGCTGGAAAACCGCGCGGTGCGCGAGCGCGTCTTCACCGCTTCGGTCTCGCGCGGCAACCGCGGAAACGCCTACGACAACAACGCGATCGTCGAGGAGATCACCCGGCTGCGCGCCGAGCGGGCCGCGCTGCTGGGCTACCCGAACCACGCGGCGTACGTGATCGCGGACGAGACGGCCAAGACCGTCGAGGCGGCCGGCGGGCTGCTGGAGCGGCTCGCTCCGGTGGCGGTCGCGAACGCGCGCACCGAGGCCGCGGAACTGCAGAAGCTGCTGGAAGCCGACGTGCCGGGCGCGACGCTGCAGCCGTGGGACTGGGCCTTCTACGCCTCGAAGGTGGAGCGCGAGCGGTTCCAGCTGGACACCGCGGCGCTGCGGCCGTACTTCGAGCTGGACCGGGTGCTGCACGACGGCGTGTTCACGGCCGCGAACCGGTTGTACGGCTTGACTTTCACCGAACGGCACGACCTGCCGAAGTACCACCCGCAGGTGCGGATCTTCGAGGTCTTCGACGCCGACGGCAGCGGGCTCGGCCTGTTCCTGATGGACTACTACACCCGCGATTCCAAGCGCGGCGGCGCGTGGATGAACAACTTCGTGGACCAGTCGCGGCTGCTCGGGCGGCGCACGGTCGTGGTCAACGTGCTGAACGTGACCAAGCCGCGCGAGGGGGAGCCGACCCTGCTCTCGCTCGACGAGGTGCGCACCGCGTTCCACGAGTTCGGGCACGCGCTGCACTCGCTGCTGTCCTCGGTCGAGTTCCCGACGTTCACCGGCACCAACGTGCCGCGCGACTTCGTCGAGTACCCGTCGCAGGTCAACGAGATGTGGATGCTGTGGCCGGAAATCCTGGCCAACTACGCCAAGCACCACGAGACGGGGGAGCCGCTTCCCGCCGGGCAGGTCGAGCTGCTGGAGGCCGCGCAGCAGTACGGGGAGGGCTTCCGCACGACCGAGTACCTCGCCGCGGCGCTGCTCGACCTCGCGTGGCACCGCCTCGGCCCGGACGACCGGGTGGAGGACGTGCAGCGGTTCGAGGCCGAGGCGCTGGAAAAGGCGGGCGTGGCACTGGAAAGCGTCCCGCCGCGCTACCGGACGACGTACTTCAACCACGTCTTCTCCGGCGGCTACAGCGCCGGGTACTACTCCTACATCTGGAGCGAGGTGCTCGACGCGGACACCGTCGAGTGGTTCACCGAGAACGGCGGACTCAAGCGGGAGAACGGCGACCACTTCCGGTCCACCCTGCTGGGCCGCGGCGGCAGCGTCGACCCGATGGAGGCGTTCGCGACCTTCCGCGGCCGCGCGCCGGAGATCGAGCCGCTGCTGAAGCGCCGGGGGCTCGCGGGCGCGTAA
- a CDS encoding histidine phosphatase family protein, with product MSTVILLRHGKSTANGSGVLAGRTPKVGLDDTGRAQADALVERFAGVPVAGLVVSPMLRCKQTVAPLAAAQGLTKVVEPRLSEVDYGEWTGRELKNLVKEPLWRVVQAHPSAAVFPGGEGLAEMQARAVAAIRAHDARITAEHGDHAVWVVCSHGDVIKSILADALGQHLDAFQRIVVDPAAVSVVRYTETRPFVLRVNEHGGDLAGIVPPPPKKRGRGKKASSDAVVGGSTGR from the coding sequence GTGAGTACGGTCATCTTGCTCCGGCACGGGAAGTCCACCGCCAACGGTTCGGGCGTCCTGGCCGGGCGCACCCCGAAGGTCGGGCTGGACGACACCGGCCGGGCCCAGGCCGACGCGCTCGTCGAGCGGTTCGCCGGGGTGCCGGTCGCCGGGCTGGTGGTGTCGCCGATGCTGCGCTGCAAGCAGACCGTCGCGCCGCTGGCCGCCGCGCAGGGGCTGACGAAGGTCGTCGAACCCCGGCTGTCCGAAGTGGACTACGGGGAGTGGACCGGCCGGGAGCTCAAGAACCTGGTGAAGGAACCGCTGTGGCGCGTCGTGCAGGCGCATCCGTCGGCGGCGGTCTTCCCGGGCGGGGAAGGGCTCGCCGAGATGCAGGCGCGCGCGGTGGCCGCGATCCGCGCGCACGACGCCCGGATCACCGCCGAGCACGGCGACCACGCGGTGTGGGTCGTGTGCAGCCACGGCGACGTGATCAAGTCGATCCTGGCCGACGCGCTGGGCCAGCATCTGGACGCGTTCCAGCGGATCGTCGTCGACCCGGCCGCGGTGTCGGTCGTGCGCTACACCGAAACGCGGCCGTTCGTGCTCCGGGTGAACGAGCACGGCGGCGACCTGGCCGGGATCGTGCCGCCGCCGCCGAAGAAACGCGGCCGGGGCAAGAAGGCTTCGAGCGACGCCGTCGTGGGCGGAAGCACGGGCCGCTGA
- a CDS encoding undecaprenyl-diphosphate phosphatase, which translates to MGWFEALVLGLVQGLTEFLPISSSAHVRIVAALAGWGDPGAAFTAVTQIGTELAVILYFGPKIGRILRAWFFSLYRPDWRRDPDARLGWLIIVGSLPIVVLGLLLQDEIDRAFRDLRITATTLIVFGLILLFADRTAKQQRTLDHLNVPHGLAYGFAQALALIPGVSRSGGTTSAGLLMGYTRSEAAEYSFLLAVPAVFGSGLYKLTDIGKNGENAQWGPTILATLVAFGVGYLVIAWLMAYIKKRSFVPFVIYRVVLGVVLFGLVFGGVLDPNAGPAGG; encoded by the coding sequence ATGGGATGGTTCGAGGCCCTGGTCCTGGGGCTGGTGCAGGGGCTCACGGAGTTCCTGCCGATCTCCTCGAGCGCGCACGTGCGGATCGTCGCGGCGCTGGCGGGCTGGGGCGATCCGGGCGCGGCGTTCACCGCGGTGACCCAGATCGGCACCGAGCTGGCGGTGATCCTCTACTTCGGACCGAAGATCGGCCGGATCCTGCGCGCCTGGTTCTTTTCCCTGTACCGCCCGGACTGGCGGCGCGACCCGGACGCTCGGCTGGGCTGGCTGATCATCGTCGGCTCGCTGCCGATCGTCGTGCTCGGCCTGCTGCTGCAGGACGAGATCGACCGGGCGTTCCGCGATCTGCGGATCACCGCGACGACGCTGATCGTGTTCGGCCTGATCCTGCTGTTCGCCGACCGGACCGCGAAGCAGCAGCGGACGCTCGACCACCTGAACGTGCCGCACGGCCTGGCCTACGGCTTCGCGCAGGCGCTCGCGCTGATCCCGGGCGTTTCGCGCTCGGGCGGCACGACGAGCGCCGGCCTGCTCATGGGTTACACCCGCTCGGAAGCCGCGGAGTACTCGTTCCTGCTCGCGGTGCCCGCGGTGTTCGGCTCGGGGCTGTACAAGCTGACCGACATCGGCAAGAACGGCGAGAACGCGCAGTGGGGGCCGACGATCCTGGCCACGCTGGTCGCCTTCGGCGTCGGCTACCTGGTGATCGCGTGGCTCATGGCCTACATCAAGAAGCGCAGCTTCGTGCCGTTCGTGATCTACCGCGTGGTGCTCGGCGTGGTGCTGTTCGGCCTGGTCTTCGGCGGCGTGCTCGACCCGAACGCGGGACCCGCGGGCGGCTGA
- a CDS encoding aldo/keto reductase, translating into MEKRQLGRSGLRISRMALGTMTWGGDTDPDEAASQLVAFVDAGGTLVDTADLYAGGEAERMLGELLSDLVPREDVVLATKTVARRTDGPFGGGASRGALLSALDGSLRRLRTDHIDLWQLHAWDECVPIEETLSALDYAVTSGKVRYVGVSNYAGWQLATAASLATTPIVSGQFEYSLLERGIEREVVPAAAHHGIGLLPWAPLGRGVLTGKYRTGTPADSRGASAEYAGYVEHHRTERAARIVQAVVTAAEGLGTSPLAVALAWVRDRPGVAAPVVGARDTGQLTGSLAAEDLTLPPAIRSALDDVSGVEFGYPERGTR; encoded by the coding sequence GTGGAAAAGCGACAGCTCGGCCGGTCGGGACTGCGGATATCGCGGATGGCCCTCGGCACCATGACGTGGGGCGGCGACACCGATCCGGACGAGGCGGCCAGCCAGCTGGTCGCGTTCGTCGACGCGGGCGGCACCCTCGTGGACACCGCCGACCTCTACGCCGGCGGCGAGGCCGAGCGGATGCTCGGCGAACTGCTGTCGGACCTGGTGCCGCGCGAGGACGTCGTGCTGGCCACCAAGACGGTCGCCCGGCGCACCGACGGCCCGTTCGGCGGCGGCGCTTCGCGCGGTGCGCTGCTGTCCGCGCTCGACGGGTCGCTGCGCCGCCTTCGCACCGACCACATCGATCTGTGGCAGCTGCACGCGTGGGACGAGTGCGTGCCGATCGAGGAGACGCTGTCCGCGCTCGACTACGCGGTGACGAGCGGCAAGGTCCGTTACGTCGGCGTCTCCAACTACGCGGGCTGGCAGCTCGCCACCGCCGCTTCTCTCGCCACGACGCCGATCGTGTCCGGGCAGTTCGAATACTCGTTGCTGGAACGCGGCATCGAACGCGAGGTCGTCCCGGCCGCGGCGCACCACGGGATCGGCCTCCTGCCGTGGGCTCCGCTCGGCCGCGGCGTCCTCACCGGGAAGTACCGCACCGGCACGCCCGCGGATTCGCGCGGCGCGTCCGCCGAGTACGCCGGATACGTCGAGCACCACCGCACCGAACGCGCCGCGCGGATCGTGCAGGCGGTCGTGACCGCCGCCGAGGGTCTCGGCACGTCGCCGCTCGCGGTGGCGCTGGCCTGGGTCCGGGACCGGCCCGGAGTGGCCGCGCCGGTCGTCGGCGCGCGCGACACCGGCCAGCTCACCGGGTCGCTCGCCGCCGAGGACCTCACGCTGCCGCCCGCCATCCGCAGCGCGCTGGACGACGTCAGCGGCGTCGAATTCGGCTATCCGGAACGGGGCACCCGATGA
- a CDS encoding YncE family protein, which produces MRRLTAASRIAIPLAGALALSACSSSEQPKDNLQVVANPTAAKPAVSPARAAPPAGQVLPMPVVSAIAADQQSHTLVVALKQPAELRLYDLASLGAPKKTVLLPGPAESLSVSAGQALAGIPDKGVLARVALPSGQLTAEKVAGQPAAGVADGPDTLVAVRDRKAVEVLANGSVAKTITGQLYSADDVVNTGNGVVVLDRLRTAVFSVDVQGGTMDEGLRAGDGAANAVADSYGRVLVTDTRAGALLAFSTNPLILRQRYPVPGSPYGLAYDAKRSLAWVTLTARNEVVGYDVRGGEPVEKYRFPTVRQPDTVGVDDQSGRVFVGSAAGEGTQVIQP; this is translated from the coding sequence GTGCGTCGGCTCACCGCCGCCTCGCGGATCGCGATCCCGCTGGCCGGTGCGCTCGCGCTGTCCGCCTGCTCGTCCTCGGAGCAGCCGAAGGACAACCTGCAGGTCGTGGCCAATCCGACCGCCGCCAAACCGGCCGTCTCCCCCGCCCGCGCGGCGCCTCCCGCCGGGCAGGTGCTGCCGATGCCGGTGGTGTCCGCGATCGCTGCCGACCAGCAGAGCCACACGCTTGTCGTCGCCCTCAAGCAACCGGCTGAGCTGCGGCTTTACGATCTGGCCTCGCTCGGTGCGCCGAAGAAGACCGTCCTGCTGCCCGGTCCGGCGGAATCGCTCAGCGTGTCCGCGGGCCAGGCGCTCGCCGGGATCCCGGACAAGGGCGTGCTCGCGCGCGTGGCGCTGCCGAGCGGGCAGCTGACCGCCGAGAAGGTCGCCGGGCAGCCCGCCGCCGGGGTCGCCGACGGCCCGGACACCCTCGTCGCCGTCCGCGACCGCAAGGCCGTCGAGGTCCTGGCGAACGGCTCGGTCGCGAAGACGATCACCGGCCAGCTCTACAGCGCCGACGACGTGGTCAACACCGGAAACGGCGTCGTGGTCCTCGACCGGCTGCGCACCGCTGTGTTCAGCGTGGACGTGCAGGGCGGGACGATGGACGAAGGCCTGCGCGCGGGCGACGGCGCGGCCAACGCGGTCGCCGACTCGTACGGCCGCGTGCTGGTCACCGACACCCGCGCGGGCGCGCTGCTCGCGTTCTCGACCAATCCGCTGATTCTCCGCCAGCGCTACCCGGTGCCGGGCAGCCCGTACGGCCTCGCCTACGACGCGAAGCGCAGCCTGGCGTGGGTCACCCTGACCGCCCGCAACGAGGTCGTCGGCTACGACGTCCGCGGCGGAGAGCCCGTCGAGAAGTACCGATTCCCGACCGTGCGCCAGCCGGACACGGTGGGCGTCGACGACCAGAGCGGCCGCGTGTTCGTCGGCTCGGCCGCCGGAGAAGGGACCCAGGTGATCCAGCCATGA
- a CDS encoding DUF5703 family protein, whose translation MTTVDEAVVEGDWEYRRLRLPPAVSRRAAMIQLSIHAEFAGWELRTVRLYADGTRRIWLRRKRTAADHSTGLAT comes from the coding sequence ATGACGACAGTCGACGAGGCGGTGGTCGAAGGGGATTGGGAGTATCGCCGCCTGCGCCTGCCCCCGGCGGTGTCCCGGCGCGCGGCGATGATCCAGCTCTCCATCCACGCGGAGTTCGCGGGCTGGGAACTGCGCACGGTCCGGCTGTACGCCGACGGCACCCGGCGCATCTGGCTGCGCCGCAAGCGCACGGCGGCCGACCATTCGACCGGGCTCGCCACCTGA
- a CDS encoding RNA polymerase sigma factor yields MNDVAELTERIWRSDAASMLGALSRRLGDFDRAEEALSEAVAEALKRWPGEGVPASPTGWLVTTGWRKAVDRLRRDAVGREKAARAASETPPEPGVDDRLAMIFACCHPDVPEPAQVALTLYAAGGFTTVEIAAAFLVPVPTMAQRLSRAKRLLRERGIGFEPPQPHEYSDRLPAVLAVLYLVFNEGYLASGDSAQRQELAREGVELARQLAELLPHEPEVAGLAALLELQQARVAARFDAQGRIVLLQQQDRRLWDRPAIHRALRRLREAVRLGRPGPYQTRAGIAGMNAVASSFSDTDWAGVRAMYDRLYTVDPSPVVLLNRAVATRYAVGPALALDEVDALEGQLSGYHLWHAARADLLAALDRPGEAVASAERALELATNPAERELMTRRVAEFAE; encoded by the coding sequence GTGAACGACGTTGCCGAGCTGACCGAGCGGATCTGGCGCAGCGATGCCGCGAGCATGCTGGGCGCGCTCAGCCGCCGGCTCGGCGACTTCGACCGGGCCGAGGAAGCGCTGTCGGAGGCCGTCGCCGAAGCGCTCAAGCGCTGGCCCGGCGAGGGCGTGCCGGCCAGCCCCACCGGATGGCTGGTCACGACCGGCTGGCGCAAGGCCGTCGACCGGCTCCGCCGGGACGCCGTCGGCCGGGAGAAAGCCGCTCGGGCGGCTTCCGAGACACCGCCTGAACCTGGGGTCGACGATCGGCTGGCGATGATTTTCGCTTGCTGCCACCCGGATGTGCCGGAACCGGCGCAGGTCGCGCTCACGCTGTATGCCGCAGGCGGGTTCACCACCGTCGAAATCGCCGCCGCGTTTCTGGTTCCGGTGCCGACGATGGCACAACGGCTTTCGCGAGCCAAGCGGCTGCTGCGGGAACGCGGCATCGGCTTCGAACCGCCGCAGCCGCACGAGTACTCCGATCGGCTGCCCGCCGTGCTCGCGGTCCTGTACTTGGTCTTCAACGAGGGTTATCTCGCCAGCGGAGATTCGGCACAGCGGCAGGAATTGGCGCGCGAGGGTGTCGAACTGGCCCGGCAGCTCGCGGAGTTGCTGCCGCACGAACCGGAAGTCGCCGGGCTCGCCGCGTTGCTGGAGTTGCAGCAGGCGCGCGTCGCCGCACGGTTCGACGCGCAGGGCCGGATCGTGCTGCTGCAACAGCAGGATCGACGGTTGTGGGACCGCCCGGCGATTCACCGCGCGCTGCGGCGGTTGCGCGAGGCGGTGCGGCTCGGCCGGCCCGGGCCGTATCAAACCCGGGCCGGCATTGCCGGGATGAACGCGGTCGCAAGCAGTTTCTCGGACACCGACTGGGCCGGCGTGCGGGCGATGTACGACCGTCTGTACACAGTGGACCCGTCGCCGGTGGTGCTGCTGAACCGGGCGGTGGCCACCCGGTACGCCGTCGGCCCGGCCCTGGCGCTCGACGAGGTCGACGCTCTCGAGGGCCAGCTTTCCGGCTATCACCTCTGGCACGCCGCCCGCGCGGATCTGCTCGCCGCGCTCGACCGGCCCGGCGAGGCGGTGGCTTCGGCGGAACGCGCGCTAGAGCTGGCCACGAACCCGGCCGAGCGCGAGCTGATGACGCGTCGCGTGGCGGAGTTCGCGGAGTAG
- a CDS encoding VOC family protein, which translates to MADAPPPQTVFPNLKYADPKAAIEFLAAAFGFESHFVADGGNGVEHAQLRAGSSLLFLSRDHEVDRYGMHSPLALGGTSHALCVWVPDDALDAHQARAEAAGARILNPVHDSPAGVREYSCADPEGQVWTFSSYAGE; encoded by the coding sequence ATGGCCGACGCTCCGCCGCCGCAAACCGTGTTCCCCAACCTCAAGTACGCCGATCCGAAAGCCGCGATCGAATTCCTCGCCGCGGCCTTCGGGTTCGAGTCGCATTTCGTGGCGGACGGAGGGAACGGCGTCGAGCACGCCCAGCTCCGGGCGGGCTCGAGCCTGCTCTTCCTCAGCCGCGACCACGAGGTCGACCGGTACGGCATGCACAGCCCGCTCGCGCTGGGCGGCACCAGCCACGCGTTGTGCGTCTGGGTGCCGGACGACGCGCTCGACGCCCACCAAGCCCGCGCCGAGGCCGCCGGCGCGCGGATCCTCAACCCGGTGCACGATTCCCCGGCCGGAGTCCGCGAATACTCGTGCGCCGATCCCGAGGGCCAGGTCTGGACCTTCAGCAGCTACGCGGGCGAGTGA